From one Nitrosococcus halophilus Nc 4 genomic stretch:
- the prsR gene encoding PEP-CTERM-box response regulator transcription factor, protein MSGKKKNLLIVEDDLGLQSQLRWSFCDYEIGTAEDRQGAIALVRRHEPPVVTLDLGLPPDPGGVSEGMALLREVLALAPHTKVIVITGNDSREHAVQAVGEGAYDFYSKPIDPDILKLTIDRAYRLYELEMENRRLRQATPSPLEGVIAVSPEMRKVCRAVEKIAPTDVTTLILGESGTGKEIIARALHQLSRRDNQSFVAINCAAIPENLLESELFGYEKGAFTGAVRQTRGKIEYANRGTLFLDEIGDLPLGLQAKLLRFLQERIIERVGGREEIPVDVRVVCATNQDLKELILQGRFREDLYYRIAEVTMTLPPLRERPGDAVVIGRALLDRFAQAHGKAVRGFSNDAIRAIEAYAWPGNVRELENCIKRAVVMAEENRITVEDLDLPASSEKEVLSLNLRQIREHTEREALTRAVTLVNGNLSRAAELLGVTRPTLYALLDKYEMRN, encoded by the coding sequence ATGAGCGGCAAGAAAAAGAATCTGTTGATCGTGGAAGATGATCTTGGCTTGCAAAGCCAATTACGGTGGTCCTTTTGCGACTATGAAATCGGGACTGCCGAAGATCGCCAGGGAGCGATTGCTTTGGTGCGCCGTCATGAGCCCCCGGTAGTGACTTTGGATCTTGGCCTGCCCCCTGATCCCGGTGGAGTCAGCGAAGGCATGGCCCTTTTACGGGAGGTTTTGGCCTTAGCGCCCCACACCAAGGTTATCGTGATTACTGGGAATGATAGCCGGGAACATGCAGTACAGGCAGTGGGAGAAGGGGCCTACGATTTTTATTCCAAGCCTATCGACCCTGACATTCTCAAGCTAACCATTGATCGGGCTTATCGGCTCTATGAGCTAGAAATGGAAAACCGGCGCCTACGGCAGGCCACCCCTTCCCCTTTGGAAGGGGTGATTGCGGTCAGCCCGGAGATGAGAAAGGTGTGCCGGGCCGTTGAAAAAATTGCCCCTACGGACGTGACGACCCTTATCTTGGGTGAAAGTGGTACAGGAAAAGAGATCATTGCCCGGGCCTTACACCAGCTGAGCCGGCGCGACAATCAATCCTTCGTAGCTATTAACTGTGCCGCTATCCCAGAAAATCTTCTAGAGAGTGAACTTTTCGGCTATGAAAAAGGGGCCTTTACCGGGGCCGTGCGACAGACCCGGGGCAAAATCGAATATGCCAATAGGGGGACTTTGTTTCTAGATGAAATTGGGGATTTACCCCTCGGTCTCCAAGCCAAGCTATTACGTTTTCTGCAGGAACGGATAATCGAACGGGTGGGCGGCCGTGAAGAAATCCCCGTAGATGTACGGGTGGTCTGTGCGACCAACCAGGATCTGAAGGAGCTAATTCTCCAAGGCCGCTTCCGGGAAGATCTGTATTATCGAATCGCCGAAGTCACTATGACTCTGCCGCCTCTGCGGGAGCGCCCGGGTGATGCGGTGGTCATTGGGCGGGCGTTACTCGACCGTTTTGCCCAAGCCCACGGTAAAGCCGTTCGGGGTTTCTCTAATGACGCCATTAGAGCTATTGAGGCCTATGCGTGGCCGGGCAATGTCAGAGAACTGGAAAACTGCATAAAACGGGCGGTGGTCATGGCAGAGGAAAACCGTATCACTGTAGAAGATTTGGATCTCCCCGCTTCTTCGGAAAAGGAGGTTCTATCTCTAAACCTACGCCAAATACGGGAGCATACTGAGCGCGAGGCACTAACCCGCGCCGTTACGCTGGTAAATGGCAATCTATCCCGTGCCGCCGAACTGCTGGGGGTGACCCGCCCTACCTTATATGCCTTGCTCGACAAATATGAAATGCGAAATTGA
- a CDS encoding TIGR03013 family XrtA/PEP-CTERM system glycosyltransferase, translating into MGTIRLFNHYIKRAFLVLAFWEAAILLSSIWLAAFIRFTGDHQLVQENLGLFWPKAVVYAAVVAMALIAAGLYRRRQRYGLLGIFNRLVVTMLVAGPVMAVIFYLVPELYLGRGILVLSIIISFLALLLSRSFFLYLMGLQGLQRRLLILGAGKRATSVSTLRRRSDRLGIDIVGYVPLPDEAIQIPEERLVEVDSSLQEYVAGEGIDEIVVAADERRGRLPSDELLNCRMAGVEITDVLDFFEQTTGKLKIDVMYPSWLLFSVGFRRHFLRQVGKRIFDVTVSLVLLVFCSPLMLFAVVAIWSESGRPILYRQRRVGAKGKPFYIFKFRTMRQDAEADGKARWAASGDPRITRVGRWLRRTRIDELPQIFNILQGDMSFVGPRPERPEFVETLAEKLPYYGERHRVKPGLTGWAQICYPYGSTEKDAFEKLQYDLYYVKNYSLFLDLMILLQTVEVVVLGKGAR; encoded by the coding sequence GTGGGCACTATTCGCCTCTTTAACCATTATATTAAACGCGCCTTTCTGGTTCTCGCTTTTTGGGAAGCGGCTATTTTGCTTTCCAGTATTTGGTTGGCTGCTTTTATTCGTTTTACGGGAGATCACCAGCTCGTTCAGGAAAACCTAGGACTTTTCTGGCCTAAGGCGGTGGTTTATGCGGCCGTAGTCGCAATGGCTCTCATTGCTGCTGGCCTTTATCGTCGTCGTCAGCGCTACGGGTTGTTGGGTATCTTCAATCGCTTGGTAGTGACAATGTTAGTGGCGGGGCCGGTGATGGCCGTCATTTTCTACCTGGTGCCCGAACTCTATTTGGGTCGAGGTATTCTCGTCCTCAGCATTATTATTTCTTTTTTGGCGCTGCTCCTTTCCAGAAGTTTTTTTCTTTACCTCATGGGATTGCAGGGTCTGCAACGGCGGTTGCTCATACTCGGTGCTGGAAAACGGGCCACCTCGGTAAGTACTCTCCGGCGCCGATCTGACCGGCTTGGTATTGATATTGTGGGCTATGTTCCCTTGCCCGATGAGGCCATTCAGATTCCCGAAGAGCGATTAGTGGAGGTGGACTCTTCTCTTCAAGAGTATGTGGCAGGTGAGGGTATTGATGAAATTGTGGTTGCCGCCGATGAGCGGCGAGGGCGGCTTCCTTCCGATGAGTTACTGAACTGCCGTATGGCAGGGGTAGAAATAACTGATGTACTTGATTTTTTTGAACAAACCACGGGTAAGCTTAAAATTGATGTCATGTATCCTAGTTGGCTCCTATTTTCCGTGGGTTTTCGTCGCCATTTCTTACGTCAGGTGGGTAAGCGGATCTTTGATGTCACCGTCAGTTTAGTATTGCTTGTTTTTTGCTCTCCCTTGATGTTGTTTGCCGTGGTTGCTATTTGGAGCGAAAGTGGTCGTCCGATACTTTATCGCCAGCGTCGAGTGGGAGCAAAAGGCAAACCTTTTTATATCTTTAAATTCCGGACCATGCGTCAGGATGCCGAAGCGGATGGAAAGGCCCGTTGGGCGGCAAGCGGTGATCCCCGTATTACCCGGGTTGGACGATGGTTGCGGCGTACTCGGATCGATGAGCTGCCACAAATTTTTAATATTCTTCAGGGCGATATGAGCTTTGTGGGGCCACGCCCTGAACGGCCGGAATTCGTGGAAACCTTAGCCGAGAAGCTTCCTTATTATGGTGAGCGCCACCGAGTCAAACCAGGGCTAACAGGTTGGGCACAGATTTGCTATCCCTACGGCAGCACCGAAAAAGATGCTTTTGAAAAGCTTCAGTATGACCTTTACTATGTTAAAAACTATAGTCTTTTTTTAGATCTGATGATCCTGCTGCAAACGGTGGAAGTGGTGGTGCTCGGGAAAGGAGCCCGTTGA
- the rep gene encoding DNA helicase Rep produces the protein MATLNPQQRLAVRHIDGPLLVLAGAGSGKTRVITHKIAYLIEQCHLPARSIAAVTFTNKAAREMKTRIGQLLPKGRGRGLVVSTFHTLGLNILRREREALGLKAGFSLLDAQDSHALIRDLCHHEFNGGGEESSLQWQISAWKSALVSPEEALSRAGNDQELKAAQLYAAYNRRLRAYNGVDFDDLIGLPVALFALHPDILNRWQNRFRYLLVDEYQDTNEAQYQLVKHLAGVRGAVTVVGDDDQSVYAWRGARPENLRQLREDFPQLTVIKLEQNYRSNGRILRVANRLISHNPHIFEKRLWSALGEGDPIQVLSCRDEHHEAERIVAELMYHRFKHRTACRDYAILYRGNHQSRPFERALRAHGIPYVLSGGTSFFERGEVKDIMAYLRLLANEDDDNAFLRVANTPRRGIGAATLEKLAGYAARRGQSLLASGFELGLGEYLSGEALMRLRRFCEWVVGLADRGRRGDPIAVIKDLIDEIDYRAWLDEICNDRRTAERRMANVEELVGWLERLYQRGDERRNLGDLVAEISLQDILERTQEKKDRDAVNLLTLHAAKGLEFPHVFIVGMEEELLPHRTSLEQGALEEERRLAYVGITRAQRSLYFTMAAKRQQYGEAIRCEPSRFLSELPEADLQWEREGAPRDPAERMERGQVHLANLREMLRQ, from the coding sequence ATGGCAACCCTTAACCCCCAACAGCGCCTGGCAGTACGCCATATTGACGGCCCCCTGTTGGTGTTGGCAGGCGCCGGCAGCGGTAAAACCCGGGTGATTACCCATAAAATTGCCTATCTCATCGAGCAGTGTCACTTGCCGGCCCGCTCCATTGCTGCCGTGACCTTTACCAATAAGGCGGCCCGGGAAATGAAGACCCGCATCGGTCAGCTACTGCCCAAGGGTAGGGGGCGGGGCTTGGTGGTTTCCACTTTCCATACCCTCGGGCTCAATATTTTGCGCCGTGAGCGGGAAGCCCTCGGCCTCAAAGCGGGTTTTTCTTTATTGGATGCTCAAGATAGCCACGCTCTGATCCGTGATCTTTGTCACCATGAGTTCAACGGTGGCGGCGAGGAGAGCAGTCTGCAGTGGCAGATTTCCGCCTGGAAAAGTGCTTTGGTGTCCCCTGAAGAAGCCTTGAGCCGCGCGGGCAATGACCAGGAGCTTAAAGCTGCCCAGCTCTATGCCGCCTATAATCGGCGTCTGCGGGCTTATAATGGGGTCGACTTCGATGATCTTATCGGGTTGCCCGTGGCTCTCTTTGCCCTGCACCCAGATATTCTCAACCGTTGGCAAAACCGTTTCCGCTACCTGCTGGTGGACGAGTATCAGGATACCAACGAGGCCCAATACCAGTTGGTTAAACATTTGGCCGGGGTGCGGGGTGCTGTTACCGTGGTGGGGGATGATGACCAATCGGTTTATGCTTGGCGGGGGGCTCGGCCGGAGAACCTACGTCAGCTCAGAGAAGATTTTCCCCAGTTGACGGTCATCAAGCTAGAGCAAAACTACCGCTCCAATGGGCGCATCTTGCGGGTGGCCAACCGACTTATCAGCCACAATCCCCATATATTTGAAAAACGGCTTTGGAGCGCCTTAGGTGAAGGCGACCCCATACAGGTGCTGAGCTGCCGGGACGAACACCATGAAGCGGAAAGGATCGTTGCCGAACTGATGTACCATCGCTTCAAGCACCGCACTGCTTGTCGTGATTATGCCATCCTTTACCGGGGCAACCACCAATCCAGGCCCTTTGAGCGAGCTTTGCGGGCCCACGGGATTCCCTATGTTTTGAGCGGGGGGACTTCGTTTTTTGAACGGGGCGAAGTCAAGGACATCATGGCTTACCTGCGTCTGCTGGCCAATGAAGATGACGATAATGCTTTTCTACGAGTGGCCAACACTCCGCGCCGGGGTATCGGTGCGGCGACCTTGGAAAAACTGGCGGGATATGCGGCCCGTCGAGGGCAAAGCCTCTTAGCCTCAGGTTTCGAGTTGGGTTTGGGCGAGTACCTCTCTGGTGAAGCCTTGATGCGGCTACGTCGATTTTGTGAATGGGTGGTGGGTTTGGCCGATCGGGGGCGGCGTGGTGATCCCATCGCGGTGATTAAAGACCTCATTGATGAAATTGACTATCGTGCCTGGCTTGACGAAATCTGTAACGATCGGCGCACTGCCGAGCGGCGCATGGCTAATGTGGAGGAGTTGGTGGGTTGGTTGGAACGCCTCTACCAGCGAGGCGATGAACGCCGGAACCTGGGCGATCTGGTGGCGGAAATCAGTTTGCAGGATATTTTGGAGCGAACGCAAGAGAAAAAAGACCGAGATGCGGTTAATCTATTAACTCTCCACGCCGCCAAGGGGCTGGAGTTTCCCCATGTTTTCATAGTGGGCATGGAGGAGGAATTGTTGCCCCACCGGACTAGCCTGGAACAGGGCGCCTTAGAGGAGGAGCGGCGTTTGGCCTATGTGGGGATCACTCGGGCCCAAAGGAGCCTTTATTTTACCATGGCAGCAAAGCGCCAACAGTATGGGGAAGCTATCAGGTGTGAGCCTAGCCGATTTTTGTCAGAGCTGCCTGAGGCAGACCTTCAATGGGAGCGGGAAGGGGCTCCCCGCGACCCCGCGGAGCGGATGGAAAGAGGCCAAGTCCATCTTGCCAATTTGCGGGAGATGCTCCGTCAGTAG
- the prsK gene encoding XrtA/PEP-CTERM system histidine kinase PrsK produces the protein MNDLGLVGYGVGAAAFTALLIVFAIGYRSRPMGGLLLFAAAVNAGWLAVSAYASYVDDFPALWVQLLETFRNGVWYAFLLQILGFNLKAQGLIRRLGLLIFTVVLLQGGLLLGFSWLETVLGAKPSREIMLAGQVLLAVIGLMLVEQLLRSVPQEKRWAMKYLCLGLAGLFVYDFFLYADALLLQMINPGVWSARGLVNAMVVPFIAVSAARNPQWSPNVYVSRRMVFHTATFLGTGLYLLAMAGAGYYLRYFGGSWGIMAQAVFLFAAGLLLLSLLSSGQLKAKLRVFISKHFFNYKYDYREEWLHFISMLSEDSSIPLRERVARAMAQLVESPAGVLWQLKEKHYVPTFAWNLLFPEGLAEPKQSPFLRFLQEQEWIVEEGVEGAAAHPMAVPEWFGQLKNPWLIVPLVHRESLVGFLVLARSRVGVTLDWEDRDLLRTTGRQAASYLAYQEAAEQLVQAQQFAAFHRFSAYVVHDLKNLIAQLSLLVRNAVHHKHNPEFIDDAVQTIDHAVKRMQRLMGQLRSAGESEQRECFDVVTLAHELAKRYAAQQPLPEVERKDQGSVRIWANRERFGTVLGHLIQNAQEATPPEGRVVLRVSKEKGLARIEVEDTGQGMDPAFVRERLFRPFDSTKGLTGMGIGAFEVREYIQAIGGDIEVQSMPGKGTCFVLRIPQGEAGGAQIEEAKEAVS, from the coding sequence ATGAATGATTTGGGGTTGGTTGGCTATGGCGTCGGTGCGGCCGCTTTTACAGCACTCCTCATTGTATTCGCTATCGGTTACCGCAGCCGTCCCATGGGAGGGTTGCTGCTATTTGCGGCAGCGGTCAATGCAGGTTGGCTGGCTGTCTCTGCCTATGCTTCATATGTTGATGATTTCCCGGCACTTTGGGTTCAGTTATTGGAGACCTTTCGGAATGGAGTCTGGTATGCTTTTCTTCTCCAGATATTAGGTTTCAATCTTAAGGCTCAAGGTCTGATTCGCAGACTGGGCCTGCTAATTTTTACCGTGGTGCTTTTGCAGGGAGGGCTGCTACTCGGATTTTCCTGGTTGGAAACAGTACTTGGCGCCAAACCAAGCCGGGAGATTATGCTGGCAGGACAAGTCCTGCTGGCGGTGATCGGCTTGATGTTGGTGGAACAGTTGCTGCGTTCCGTTCCTCAGGAAAAACGGTGGGCAATGAAGTACCTCTGCCTCGGCCTTGCCGGGCTGTTCGTTTATGATTTTTTCCTCTACGCCGATGCCTTGCTGTTGCAAATGATCAATCCCGGAGTTTGGTCTGCCCGGGGTTTGGTTAATGCCATGGTGGTTCCCTTCATTGCGGTTTCAGCAGCACGGAATCCCCAATGGTCGCCAAATGTCTATGTCTCTCGGCGGATGGTGTTTCATACCGCCACTTTTTTGGGGACAGGGCTGTATTTGTTGGCTATGGCAGGGGCGGGTTATTACCTGCGCTATTTTGGCGGTTCATGGGGAATTATGGCCCAGGCGGTCTTTCTGTTTGCGGCTGGCTTACTGCTCCTATCGCTGCTTTCCTCTGGCCAGCTAAAGGCTAAATTGCGGGTTTTTATCAGCAAGCATTTTTTTAATTATAAATATGACTACCGTGAAGAATGGCTGCATTTTATTAGTATGCTTTCGGAGGATTCCTCCATCCCTTTAAGAGAGCGGGTGGCCCGGGCTATGGCCCAGTTGGTGGAAAGTCCCGCGGGCGTACTGTGGCAACTAAAGGAAAAGCATTATGTGCCGACTTTTGCATGGAATCTCCTTTTTCCGGAGGGACTTGCAGAGCCGAAGCAGTCACCCTTTCTTCGCTTCCTGCAGGAACAAGAGTGGATTGTGGAAGAGGGAGTGGAAGGGGCGGCGGCTCATCCCATGGCGGTGCCAGAATGGTTTGGTCAGCTCAAAAACCCATGGCTTATTGTTCCTTTAGTCCACCGGGAATCATTGGTGGGTTTTCTCGTTCTAGCCCGCTCCCGGGTTGGGGTTACTTTGGACTGGGAAGATCGGGATTTGCTGCGTACCACCGGCCGGCAGGCGGCAAGCTACTTGGCCTATCAAGAGGCGGCCGAACAGCTGGTCCAGGCCCAGCAATTTGCGGCTTTCCATCGATTTTCCGCCTATGTGGTCCATGATCTGAAAAATCTCATCGCCCAGCTGTCCTTGTTAGTACGTAATGCGGTGCATCATAAGCATAACCCGGAATTTATCGATGATGCCGTACAAACTATTGATCATGCGGTCAAGCGTATGCAGCGGTTGATGGGGCAGCTCCGCAGCGCCGGGGAGAGTGAGCAGCGGGAGTGTTTTGATGTGGTGACATTGGCCCACGAATTAGCAAAGCGTTACGCTGCTCAGCAACCATTGCCAGAGGTGGAGAGAAAGGATCAAGGTTCCGTTAGGATATGGGCTAATCGAGAGCGGTTTGGTACTGTTTTAGGTCATTTGATCCAAAACGCCCAGGAAGCCACCCCTCCTGAGGGGCGTGTTGTTTTACGGGTAAGCAAAGAAAAGGGACTAGCCCGGATCGAGGTCGAGGACACTGGGCAGGGCATGGACCCTGCCTTTGTCCGGGAACGGTTATTTCGCCCTTTTGATAGTACCAAAGGGCTTACGGGAATGGGGATTGGGGCTTTTGAAGTGCGGGAGTACATTCAGGCGATAGGTGGAGACATTGAAGTCCAAAGCATGCCAGGGAAAGGCACTTGCTTCGTGCTGCGGATACCCCAGGGTGAAGCAGGGGGGGCTCAGATAGAGGAGGCGAAGGAGGCAGTTTCATGA
- a CDS encoding c-type cytochrome yields the protein MSKLIHSINPFFSQRLLSIASIGIVTFSMLVAGCTEQNTETEEAMSPEAIATRIEPVGKVNIIRMPEEASEATDAPASSREEASETPDPDKEDSSPITDTDEVPPPAGGKDTQLIHGKRVVENSCAACHTGKVPGAPVIGNAEDWRPRLVQGEEVLVQHAIQGYKAMPPKGGNFNLSDEDIAAAVAYLISQVRQ from the coding sequence ATGAGCAAACTGATTCATAGCATAAATCCTTTTTTTTCCCAACGCTTACTTTCTATTGCTAGCATAGGGATAGTGACCTTTTCCATGCTAGTGGCTGGATGCACCGAACAAAATACGGAAACCGAAGAGGCCATGTCTCCGGAGGCCATAGCTACGCGCATTGAACCCGTAGGAAAAGTAAACATCATCCGAATGCCAGAAGAAGCTAGCGAGGCAACCGATGCTCCTGCGAGTTCTAGGGAAGAGGCCTCGGAAACGCCAGATCCCGATAAAGAGGATAGTTCCCCAATCACCGACACTGATGAAGTGCCGCCCCCAGCCGGCGGAAAAGACACCCAACTCATCCATGGCAAAAGGGTAGTCGAAAATAGCTGCGCCGCTTGCCATACCGGCAAAGTACCGGGAGCTCCAGTGATTGGCAATGCAGAGGACTGGAGACCCCGCCTCGTCCAGGGTGAAGAAGTTCTGGTCCAACATGCCATTCAGGGTTATAAGGCCATGCCGCCCAAGGGCGGTAATTTCAATCTCAGCGATGAAGACATCGCCGCTGCCGTGGCCTATCTCATTTCCCAAGTACGCCAATAG
- a CDS encoding TIGR04211 family SH3 domain-containing protein: MLFVTTLLALTPASAQTIRYITDHIEVTLRSGQGIEHRVLQTLESGVTVKVLETSPQGYSRIQTEEGVEGWVLSRYLMSTPSAKEQLNVAKQRIANLELKTAQLKEEIQKISQQRKTTQEKAQTLLEDNQRLGKELEYIRQTAASALAIDSENKRLKDQLMNLERVVQGLQQENVALRDRTSREWFLIGAGVILIGMLIGLVIPKIRWKRRSTWSDSFL, from the coding sequence GTGCTATTTGTGACCACTCTCTTGGCGCTTACCCCGGCTTCTGCCCAAACGATCCGCTATATTACCGACCACATCGAGGTTACGTTACGTAGCGGGCAGGGGATTGAGCATCGGGTTTTGCAAACACTGGAGAGTGGCGTTACCGTTAAAGTGCTAGAGACGAGTCCCCAGGGTTATTCTCGAATACAGACCGAAGAGGGTGTCGAAGGATGGGTCTTGAGCCGCTACTTGATGAGCACCCCTAGTGCCAAGGAACAGCTGAATGTAGCCAAGCAGCGGATCGCTAACCTAGAGTTAAAAACCGCCCAACTCAAGGAAGAAATCCAAAAAATTTCCCAACAAAGAAAGACCACTCAGGAGAAAGCTCAAACCCTCCTAGAAGATAATCAACGTCTGGGTAAGGAATTGGAGTATATTCGCCAGACTGCAGCCAGCGCGCTGGCCATCGACAGCGAGAATAAGCGCCTTAAGGATCAATTAATGAACTTAGAGCGTGTTGTTCAAGGATTGCAACAGGAGAATGTCGCCCTTAGAGATCGCACTTCCCGCGAGTGGTTCTTGATTGGGGCAGGCGTTATTCTGATTGGTATGCTTATTGGGCTCGTCATTCCCAAGATTCGCTGGAAAAGGCGTTCTACCTGGAGTGATTCATTTTTATAG
- the ilvD gene encoding dihydroxy-acid dehydratase yields the protein MPPYRSRTTTHGRNMAGARALWRATGMKENDFGKPIIAIANSFTQFVPGHVHLKDLGQLVAREIEKAGGVAKEFHTIAVDDGIAMGHSGMLYSLPSREIIADSVEYMVNAHCADALVCISNCDKITPGMLMAALRLNIPVVFVSGGPMEAGKAKIHGKNLSLDLVDAMVAAADPSESEADVMAYERSACPTCGSCSGMFTANSMNCLTEALGLALPGNGSLLATHADRKELFLEAGRLIVALAKRYYEQDDETALPRSIATLEAFENAMSLDIAMGGSTNTVLHLLAAAQEGAVDFTMVDIDRLSRKVPNLCKVAPATQEYHMEDVHRAGGVIGILGELDRAGLLQRQVATVHSPTLGAALDQWDVVRSGYEAAQNRYLAAPGGIPTQMAFSQERRWESLDLDRAQGCIRDIAHAYSKDGGLAVLYGNLAEEGCIVKTAGVDPAMLMFSGPVRLFESQEASVEAILGDNIQPGEVVLIRYEGPKGGPGMQEMLYPTSYLKSKGLGKVCALITDGRFSGGTSGLSIGHVSPEAAEGGTIGLVEEGDRIEIDIPHRRIHLAVSEEELARRRTVMEAKAQQAWQPVDRNRPVSLALQAYAALATSAAKGAVRDLEQLKPNKGTLSK from the coding sequence ATGCCCCCTTATCGCTCCCGAACGACAACCCACGGCCGCAATATGGCTGGCGCCCGGGCTTTGTGGCGGGCTACCGGCATGAAAGAGAACGATTTTGGTAAGCCTATTATCGCGATTGCCAACTCTTTCACTCAGTTCGTGCCCGGCCATGTTCACCTCAAGGATCTCGGCCAGTTGGTGGCCCGAGAGATAGAGAAGGCAGGTGGGGTGGCCAAGGAGTTCCACACCATTGCCGTGGATGATGGAATTGCCATGGGCCACAGTGGGATGCTCTATTCCTTGCCTTCCCGGGAAATCATTGCCGATTCTGTCGAGTACATGGTCAATGCCCATTGTGCCGATGCGTTGGTCTGCATCTCCAATTGCGACAAGATTACTCCTGGCATGTTGATGGCCGCCTTACGTTTGAACATTCCGGTGGTCTTTGTCTCGGGGGGGCCTATGGAAGCGGGGAAGGCAAAAATCCATGGCAAGAACTTAAGCCTGGATCTGGTGGATGCCATGGTGGCGGCAGCCGACCCCAGTGAAAGCGAGGCTGATGTGATGGCCTATGAACGCTCGGCCTGCCCTACTTGTGGTTCCTGCTCCGGGATGTTTACTGCCAATTCCATGAATTGTCTGACCGAGGCCCTGGGATTGGCGTTGCCGGGTAACGGTTCCTTATTAGCGACCCACGCCGATCGGAAAGAGTTGTTCTTAGAAGCGGGTCGTTTGATTGTGGCACTGGCGAAACGCTATTACGAGCAGGACGATGAAACCGCTTTACCTCGCTCAATTGCCACCTTGGAGGCTTTTGAGAATGCCATGAGCTTGGATATTGCCATGGGCGGATCTACCAACACCGTACTTCATTTACTGGCGGCTGCCCAGGAAGGAGCGGTGGATTTCACCATGGTTGATATTGATCGCCTGTCCCGCAAAGTGCCCAATTTATGTAAGGTGGCTCCAGCAACTCAGGAATACCATATGGAAGATGTTCACCGAGCGGGGGGAGTCATTGGTATCCTGGGAGAACTCGATCGGGCCGGGTTGCTCCAACGCCAGGTCGCCACTGTTCATAGCCCGACCTTGGGGGCAGCCCTTGACCAATGGGACGTCGTCCGTTCTGGCTATGAGGCCGCTCAGAATCGCTACCTTGCGGCCCCAGGCGGCATTCCTACTCAGATGGCTTTTAGCCAGGAGAGGCGCTGGGAGAGTCTTGATTTGGATCGGGCGCAAGGGTGTATTCGTGATATCGCCCATGCTTACAGCAAAGATGGGGGGTTGGCGGTTCTTTATGGCAATCTTGCTGAGGAAGGTTGTATCGTCAAGACCGCGGGGGTAGACCCAGCGATGCTGATGTTTTCCGGTCCGGTCCGGCTATTCGAGAGCCAGGAGGCTTCGGTGGAGGCTATTCTGGGTGACAACATCCAGCCGGGGGAGGTGGTCCTCATTCGCTACGAGGGTCCTAAGGGTGGCCCAGGCATGCAGGAGATGCTTTATCCTACTAGCTACCTGAAATCTAAAGGATTAGGCAAAGTCTGTGCACTCATCACGGACGGCCGCTTCTCGGGGGGGACTTCGGGGCTTTCCATTGGTCACGTTTCTCCTGAAGCGGCTGAAGGAGGTACTATCGGTCTGGTCGAGGAGGGCGATAGGATTGAGATCGACATTCCCCATCGACGTATTCATCTAGCGGTAAGCGAAGAGGAACTGGCGCGACGCCGAACGGTCATGGAGGCTAAGGCCCAACAGGCTTGGCAACCGGTCGACCGGAATCGTCCTGTTTCCCTGGCGCTCCAGGCCTATGCAGCACTCGCCACCTCGGCGGCAAAAGGGGCGGTACGTGACTTGGAACAGCTTAAACCTAATAAGGGCACCCTTTCAAAATGA